A single genomic interval of Spirosoma linguale DSM 74 harbors:
- a CDS encoding ABC transporter related protein (PFAM: ABC transporter related~SMART: AAA ATPase~KEGG: rpt:Rpal_2671 ABC transporter related) — MIDIDVIMPRLFTEGTRDLQVSLTLQPGTLTALIGPSGSGKTTFLRLLAGLENPQSGRISVDGEPWLDTDKRINRPPQKRSIGFVFQDTALFPNMTVLENIQFAAPKGQRDFGQELIRATGLEAFTHAKPAALSGGQRQRVALARALVRQPKLLLLDEPFAALDADSSQQLRQVLLELHKRWGTTTLLVSHHDADVEALADRVVQLVQGRVQTDRLRSEHPPVSPVIEPILAITFDEQRQVWVIKTATTQLRSTNPVWGKWKVGDMIEIGGRNV; from the coding sequence ATGATAGACATCGACGTTATTATGCCGCGCTTGTTTACCGAAGGCACCCGTGATCTCCAGGTTAGTCTTACTCTGCAACCCGGTACCCTCACCGCCCTGATCGGGCCGTCGGGCTCCGGGAAAACAACCTTTCTGCGCTTACTGGCTGGACTGGAAAATCCGCAATCAGGTCGAATTTCAGTCGATGGTGAGCCGTGGCTTGATACTGATAAACGGATAAATCGTCCTCCGCAAAAGCGGTCCATCGGGTTTGTCTTTCAGGATACGGCCCTGTTCCCAAACATGACCGTTCTGGAAAATATTCAGTTTGCAGCACCGAAAGGCCAGCGCGATTTCGGGCAGGAGTTGATCAGAGCTACCGGGCTGGAGGCCTTCACGCATGCAAAGCCCGCAGCCTTATCGGGTGGGCAGCGCCAGCGGGTGGCCCTCGCCCGCGCCCTCGTTCGTCAGCCAAAACTGTTACTGCTCGATGAGCCGTTTGCTGCCCTGGACGCCGATTCCAGTCAACAGCTTCGGCAGGTGCTGCTGGAATTACACAAACGCTGGGGCACAACAACCCTGCTGGTGAGCCACCACGACGCCGATGTAGAAGCCCTCGCCGACCGAGTCGTTCAGCTGGTGCAGGGGCGCGTTCAGACGGATCGGCTCCGAAGTGAACACCCGCCTGTTTCGCCGGTGATTGAGCCGATACTGGCTATTACTTTCGATGAACAGCGGCAGGTGTGGGTAATCAAAACGGCCACCACTCAACTTCGCTCCACCAATCCGGTTTGGGGGAAATGGAAAGTAGGGGATATGATAGAGATAGGTGGTCGTAATGTGTGA
- a CDS encoding hypothetical protein (KEGG: eca:ECA2804 hypothetical protein): protein MIRATASDSLILRDVPGHINDSEILSFLYTKDVNWQHVNAIKTLTDFNDDIISDWLNVTVKTFREYKKPQTTFKENVKEQVLLLLSLIKHGITVFGSVDEFEQWLNQKNFYFDNKSPNSFLNTITGIRFVDDRLTAMEYGDNV, encoded by the coding sequence ATGATACGAGCAACAGCCTCCGACAGCCTTATTCTTCGCGATGTACCTGGGCACATCAATGATAGTGAAATTCTTTCGTTTCTGTACACAAAGGATGTTAACTGGCAGCATGTCAATGCCATTAAAACCTTAACTGATTTTAATGATGACATCATATCCGATTGGCTGAATGTGACTGTTAAAACCTTTCGAGAATACAAAAAGCCGCAAACTACCTTCAAGGAAAATGTCAAGGAACAGGTTTTACTGCTGTTATCCCTGATCAAGCACGGCATTACTGTATTTGGCTCAGTCGATGAATTTGAACAATGGCTAAACCAGAAAAACTTTTATTTCGATAACAAAAGTCCTAATTCATTTCTGAATACGATTACAGGCATCAGGTTTGTCGATGATCGGTTAACAGCCATGGAATACGGAGATAATGTTTGA